AGATACCGACCTGGTACTGTTGCTCTTCGGTGAGTTCACGTGGCCTAAATCTCCCATGTTTTCCCATCTGAAATTTGCTATACGTGTTTTGTAACTTTAGATTACGTTTTGATGCGCAGTGAAATTCGCAAGTACCAGAAGAGTACTGAGCTTTTGATTAGGAAGTTGCCGTTCCAGAGGTTGGTTCGTGAAATTGCACAGGACTTCAAGGTATGTTCATATGTCTGTTAACTTATTTCATCTCCTGCTTGTAGATTTTGCCGAGGTTTGTGTAATTTAGGTCTTGCGTTAATTCTATTGGTGCAGACTGATCTGCGTTTCCAGAGCCATGCTGTTCTTGCTTTGCAAGAGGCCGCCGAGGCCTACCTTGTTGGGTTGTTCGAGGACACCAATCTGTGCGCCATTCATGCCAAGCGTGTTACCATAATGCCCAAAGATATCCAGTTGGCTCGGAGAATCCGAGGTGAACGTGCATAGAAGATGATGGTGGGTGTTATTGGCTGCAAGGAGGTGATCAAAGGCCTAATTGATGTGATGATATGGATATGGATGGGTGGATGGTTCTTACTTTTGTTTTAAGCAACGTCGGTAGATAGCAATACTAGGAAACTTGTAGTGAATATGTGGTAAAATGGCATAATGCTTTGCTTGTGCATGTTGATGTTTAGCTGTggatgattttgttttttgttttttcaaaagatGGGAGTTCGATTCTGTATTTCATTGAATTGTGTACTTTGGGCATGCAGCCAAACTAATATCGTTGGTTTAACCTATCACATCTAATCTTTAGTTCAGGTTTGTAAGTTCCAGTTCAATTCTTCTATCTATATTGCTTAGAATGGATAATAAACTCCTATTGCGATTCT
This genomic window from Cucurbita pepo subsp. pepo cultivar mu-cu-16 chromosome LG01, ASM280686v2, whole genome shotgun sequence contains:
- the LOC111793891 gene encoding histone H3.3, which codes for MARTKQTARKSTGGKAPRKQLATKAARKSAPTTGGVKKPHRYRPGTVALREIRKYQKSTELLIRKLPFQRLVREIAQDFKTDLRFQSHAVLALQEAAEAYLVGLFEDTNLCAIHAKRVTIMPKDIQLARRIRGERA